A segment of the Streptomyces sp. P9-A2 genome:
GCCGGGGTTTTTCCGGCCGTGTGCCCCGTGTCCAGCTCCTGGGGAGCGCGGACGCCGGCCATGCCCACCACGGTCACGATCGCGGCCACGAGGGCGGCGACGGCGCACACCATGTAGGCGAGGCTGTAGCCGCTGCCCAGGGCGTCGAGGGCGATGCTCTGCGCGGCCGAGCCGGGGGCGTCCGGCGGCAGGCTGTTGACGGCGATCGGACCGGCCGCCTGGCCGATCTCGGTGGCGGCGCCCAGCTGGTCGGGCGGCAGATCCGAACCGGACAGGTTCGAGGAGAACGTGTCGCCCGCGCGGCTGAGGGCGACCGCGCCGACGACCACCGGGCCCAGTGCGAAGCCGAGGTCGCGCAGCATGTTGGTGGTGGCGCTGGCCATGCCGGCCAGCGGGCCCGGCACGCTGTTCAGCGCGACGGCCGTGATCGAGCTGACGCCCAGGGCGAAGCCGATACCGATGAGCAGGGTCGGCAGGACGAACGGGGTCAGGCTCGTGTCGGTGACGTCCAGCCGGGTGCACAGGAACGAACCGACGGCCATCAGGAGGAAGCCCGTGGTCAGCAGCCAGTTCGGGGCGACCTTGTGGAGCAGCCGGGAGACGACCGGGATCAGGACGAACGCCGGGCCCTGCAGCAGCAGGAACGGAACGGCGACGCGGAGCGGGTCCTGGTGCTGGACGGGGCCGAGCCACATGCTCGTGGTGAAGCACGCGCCGAGGAAGGCGATCATGCCGATGACGGCCACGATCGATCCCACCGTGAAGGCGCGGTCCTTGAACAGGGTCAGGTTGAGGATCGGGGAGTCGGCCCGGCGCTCGATCAGGACGAAGGCGATCAGGAAGGAGGCGCCGACGACGAACGCACCGATGATGTCCGGCTCGCCCCAGCCCTTCTCGGGCCCCTCCACGGCCGCGTACAGCACCAGGATGAGACCGAGCGCGAAGGTGATCTGGCCGGGGATGTCGAGGCGACGCCCCTCCGCGGCCTTCGACTCCTTGGCCATGGTCAGGCTGAGCACCACGCTCGCGAGGGCCAGCACGACGAGGACCATGTAGGAGCCCCGCCACGAGCCGGCCTTGGCGAAGACGCCGCCGATCAGCGGGGAGACCGCCGCACCGGCGGACAGGAAACCGCTCCACAGCGCGATGGCGCGGGCCCGTTCCCGGGCGCTGCGGGCCACGTCCGCGATCATGGTGAGCGATCCGGGGAACATGGCGCCGGCGCCGAGACCGTTCAGCGCGGCACCGGCCCACAGCGTCTGCACGTTGGGCGCGAGGGACGAGACGATGCTGCCGGCGACGACCATCGCCGCACCCGCGGCGATGAGCTTGCGGCGGCCGAACAGGTCGCCGAGGACACCGAAGGTGAACTCGAAGACGACCACGGCGATCATGAAGGCCGCCGTGATCCAGGTCAGCTGGGACCCGTGGGTGCCCAGGTCCTGCTGGAAGAGGCCGTTGAGAGAGGCCGGCAGGGCGTTGGCCAGCTGGGCCACGAACACCGCGCAGCTTGCGGCCGCAAGCGTGCCCGCGTAGCCCGGCCTCCGGGCAGCCCCCGCGGAAGGGCCAGAGGACGTCGTCGTCCCGTTGTTGAGCGTCACTGCGTTCTCCCTGACTGGGATGGTGAGACGGTTCGGCCCCTTGTGGCCGATACCGGTTTGGTGGTGAGCCGCCGCTCAGGGCGTGGGGGAACCGGGTCGGACGGCCCGGACGGGCTTCCGGGGCACAGGGCGTGCGCCGGGAGCCGGACGGGTCGGTGGGTTCGTCCGGCCCCCCTGGGGGGTGGGGAACGCCGGGAACCGGTCGGTGGTGCCGTCGAGCACGGCACGCTGCTCGACGCCCGCGGGGCGGGGTGCCGTGAATGCGGGAGCACGCGGGCGCCGGGTGGCCGGTCCGGTGGAGCCGTGGCCACGGCCGGGACGGCCGGCGGTGATCAGCAGACGGCCGGCCACTGCCGCTCGGGCCGGACTAACGGCATCCGGCGCGCAACGAAGTACCTCACTCGGGAGTTCCTCTCTGAACCATGGGCCGAGAAGTGTTGCGGCCTCACATCCGCGACGGGGCTGGATCGGTGGATACGCCCGTCCGGCCACGGGTGGACGTGGCCCGAAGTGGGGGGAGGAGCGCCGGGTCGGGCTGTAGGAGTGGCGCGAATCAAGCGGGGTGACGGCGAGAATGACACTCCGCTTTACGTTCCGTCAAGGAAATGTGCGCCATGTATTGGAAGTAATCCTGGGGTGAGGACCCCGAGGTCGGGCGCGGTGCCCGGCGCTACGATGAACGCCATGACCGCCCCAGCCGCCGCCCCGCTGCCCACCCCCACTGGCGTCCCGCTGCCCCTCCCGTCCGACACCCGGGGACGGGGGCGCTGACATGGCCGGTCTGCGCGAGGCGCAGAAGCGGATGACCCGCCAGCTCCTGCTGGACTCGGCGCTCGACCTGTTCCGCGCCAAGGGCTACGCCGCGACGACCGTGGACGACATCGCGGCCGCGGCGGGCACCACACGGGTGACGTTCTACGCGTACTTTCCGTCCCGCAGCGATCTGATGCGGGCACTCATCGGCGAGCTGAACGAGAAGCTCGAACGCGTCGACTCGCCCTCCCGCCGCTCCACCGCCCGGCGGCTCGTCGAGGTGGTCCAGGACGGCAGCCGCGAGGCGATCACCGAGTGGCTGTACGACATCTCCGGCCGCTGGGACTCCGTACGGCCCCATCTGGTGGCCGCGTTCGAGGCGGCGGCGGTCGACCCGGATCTGCGCGGACTGGTGAACGCCTGGCTGGACGAGGCCGTCAGCGACGTCGAGGAGGGCCTCCACCGGGCCGACCGCTTCGCACCGGACAGCCGTCACCTGCGCGGCGTCCTCGTTCTCGCCCAGCTCGACCACGTCGCCCGCAACTGGACCCCCGGCCGTTGGAAGGCAGACCGCGAAGCCATGATCGACATCCTCGCGGAAAGCTGGACGAGCCTCCTGAACGACGGCACCACGGCGCAGCCGGCATCGGGACCGGGACCGGTATCGGGACCGGGACCGGTATCGGAACCGGGACTGGCGCCGACATCGGAACCGGAACCGGACCAGCCCTGACCCTCCGTCTTCCTCATGCCGCGGGCGGACCGTCCCTGCCCCCCGTTCCGCACACGCGACGGACGGACCCCTCGCGCGGACGGGCCGGCCACGGGCGACCGGCTGCGGACGGACCCTCGCGGGCCGACCGGCTGTGGACGGTCGGTCGCGGGAGCCGCAGGCCGCTCAGGTCATCGTCGCCAGGTCCGCACCCAGGGCCCGTGCCGCCGCCCGCAGGGTGCCGACCAGGGACTGGAGTTCGTGCGGGTCGTAGCGGACGCCGGGCATGGAGATCGACAGGCCCGCCAGGGTCCTGCCCTCGCGGTCGCGGACCGGGACGCCGACGGCCACCAGACCGCGCTCCGAGCGGTTCCGGTTCACGGCGAAGCCGCCCTTGAGGACGCTCTTCAGCTCCTTGGACAGCCGGCCGAGATCCGGGCGGTCCTGCGGCCGGTCACGGTAGCGCTCGGGTGCGTACACCTCCGCCAGTTCCTCCTCGCTCAGCTCGGCGAGCAGCAGCAGACCCCCCGTCGTACGGTGGGCCGGGAAGACCATCCCCTCGCGGGAACCGACCCGCAGCGACCGGTGGCACTCCACGCTCGCGATGAACCTGGCCGTGTCCCCGGTGCGGATGGTGAGGTTCGTCGTCTCGTTCAGCAGGTCCACCACCCGGTGCAGATGGGGCAGGGCCGCCGTCCGCAACCGTGACACCAGGGAGCGCGAGTGCGTCGCCAGCTCCAGTACCGGGCCCGCGTGGTACACGCGCTGCTCGTCGCGTACCGCGAAGTCCCGGTAGACCAGCATGGCCAGCAGCCGGTGCGCGGTCGACCGGGCGACCCCGAGCCGCTCGGCGAGCTGGGAGACGGTCAGCGCGCCCTCCAGCTGGAGCATCGTCGCGGCCCGCAACGCGTGGTCGACACTCGTGATCGTGTACGGCGGCGGCGTCTTGAGGGGCTTGTCCACGGCGGGCCTCCCGGCGTCAACGGTTCTGCTGACCAGAATTTACATGTTCGTCCCCTGGGACAAGGGAGAAGCTGGTCACGTGACTACCTCATTCAGCACCCCCTCTGCCACGGGCTCCCCCGTCCGCCTGAGCGCCGTCAGTGCCGCGGACCAGCCCGACGTCACCCCGGCGCTCGAGGAGCTGTACCGGGGCTTCGAGAGCGAGCTGCTCGTCCCGCTGTGGACCGAGATCGGCGACCTCATGCCGGCTCACCCACGATCCCGCGCCGTCCCGCACCTGTGGCGCTGGGAGAAGCTGCGGGAGCTGGCCGCCCAGGCCGGCGAGATCGTCCCGGTCGGCCGGGGCGGCGAGCGGCGCGCCATCGCACTGGCCAACCCCGCCCTCGGTGGACGGCCCTTCGCCACGCCCACCCTGTGGGCGGCCATCCAGTACCTGATGCCCGGCGAGGACGCCCCCGAGCACCGTCACACCCAGCACGCCTTCCGCTTCGTCGTCGAGGGCGAGGGCGTCTGGACGGTCGTCGGCCGCGACCCGGTGGCCATGCGCCGCGGCGACTTCCTCCCGCAGGCCGGCTGGAACATGCACGCCCACCACAACGCCACCTCCAAGCCGATGGCCTGGATCGACGGCCTGGACATCCCGTTCCAGTACACCAGCGAGGCCCAGTTCTTCGAGTTCGGCCGCGACGAGATCAGCGACGCCGAGCGGATCACCCCCGACCGGTCCCGCTCCGAGCGCCTCTGGGGACACCCGGGGCTGCGCCCCGTCGCCGCCACCGTGGACGCCCCCGGCACGCCCCTCCTCGCGTACCGCTGGGAGCACACCGACCGTGCGCTCACCGACCAGCTCGCGCTGGAGAAGGAGGGCTTCGGCGGCACCGTCGAGCCCGGCCACGCCGCCGTCCGGTTCACCGACCCGTCCAACGGCACCGACGTGCTGCCCACCATCCGCGCCGAGGTGCACCGCGTGGTGCGCGGCGCCGAGACCGCCCCGGTGCGCGAGACCGGCTCGTCCGTCTACCAGGTCTTCGACGGCTCCGGCACCGTCACCGTCGGTGACACCTCCTGGTCCGTCACCCGCGGCGACCTGTTCGTCGTCCCGTCCTGGCAGCCGCTCTCCGTGCGCTCCGAGGCCGGCTCCACCGACTCCGACTCCGGCTCCCTGGACCTCTTCCGGTTCAGCGACTCCCCGATCTTCGAAGCCCTCCGGCTCAACCGCACCCACGTGGAAGGAACCACCCGCTCATGAAGCTCGCCACCCTCCGTACCGACGGCACCACGAAGGCCGTCCGGCTCGACGGTGACGTCCTGGTCGACCTCGGGTTCCCCGACGTGGGCACCCTCCTCGCGCAGGACGACTGGGCGGAGCTCGCCGCCGCCCCCGCCGCCGGTGACGCCACGACGTACCCCGCCGAGGGCGCCGACCTCGCGCCCGTGGTCCCGCAGCCGTCCAAGGTCGTCTGCGTCGGCCTCAACTACCGCAACCACATCCAGGAGATGGGCCGGGACCTGCCCGAACACCCCACCCTGTTCGCGAAGTTCGCCGACTCCCTGATCGGCCCGGCGGACGACATCATCCGCCCCGAGGAGACCGACCAGTTCGACTGGGAGGTCGAACTCGCCGTCGTCGTCGGCAAGCAGGTCCGCCGCGCCAAGGGCGAGCAGGCCGAGCAGGCCATCGCCGGCTTCACCGTGCTCAACGACATCACCACGCGCGACTGGCAGTTCCGCACCCGCGAGTGGCTCCAGGGCAAGACCTGGGACTCCACCACCCCCGTCGGCCCGTACCTGGTGACCCCCGACGAGCTGCCCGGCGGCGTCCGCCCCACGCTCGACGTCAAGCTCACCGTGGACGACGAGGTCATGCAGTCCGACAACACCGGTGACCTGCTCTTCGACCCGGTCGCCCTGGTCGAGTACGTCTCCACGATCATCCGCCTCAACCCCGGCGACATCATCGCCACCGGCACCCCCGGCGGCGTCGGCCACGCCCGCAAGCCCGGCCGCTACCTGCTCGGCGGCGAGAAGGTCGTCACCGAGATCCAGGGCATCGGCCGCCTGGAGAACAAGGTCGTCAAGGAGAAGCAGGCCTGATGTCCCGCTCGTTCGATGACGCCCGCCGCTGGGCGGAGCTCGGCACGAACCTCGTGCTCGAGGCCACCGCCGACTTCGACGACAAGGCCTACGACGCGCCCAGCGGCCTGCCCGGGTGGCAGCGCCGCCAGCTCGTCGCCCACGTCGCCGCCAACGCGGACGCCCTCGGCAACCTCGTGCACTGGGCGGCCACCGGCGAAGAGACCCCGATGTACGCGTCCCCCGAGGAACGGGCCGCCGGCATCGAGCGCGGTGTCGGCATGCCCGCCGCCGAACTGACCGGGTGGCTGCGCCGCTCCGCCGCCGAACTCGCCGCGTCGACGGCCGGACTCGGCGACGGCCAGTGGCAGCACCCGGTCGTGACGGCACAGGGCCGTACGGTGCCCGCCACCGAACTGCCCTGGATGCGCTCCCGCGAGGTGTGCGTCCACGCCGTCGACCTGGACACCGGCATCACCTTCGCCGACCTGCCGGCCGATTTCCTCGGCGCCCTCTGCGACGACGTCATCGCCAAGCGTGCCAAGGCCCCCGGCCCGGCGCTGCGCCTGACGGAGACCGACACCGGAGAGGTCCGGGAACTCCCCGGCGACGGCGAGCCGACCGTGCTCACCGGCCCGCTCGCCGAGATCACGGCCTACCTCACCGGGCGCAGGCACGCCCTCACCGCCCCCGACGGCGGCCCGGCACCCACTTTGGGCCCCTGGCTCTGACCAACCGGGCCGGTCTCCCCCCGGCTCAGACAGGAAGAACACGATGACCCCAGCGACCCCTCCCACCGAAGGCCGACCCGACGCCATCATCGTCGGCGGCGGTATCGGTGGCCTCAGCACCGCCTTCGCCCTCGCCCGGGAGGGGCTGGCCGTCCGCGTTCTCGAACGGGCCAAGGAGTTCGGCGAGGTCGGCGCCGGCCTCCAGATCGCGCCCAACTGCACCCGCATCCTCGACGAGTACGGTCTGCTCGACGAGGCCAAGGAACTCGGCGTGGTCCCCGAGAACATGGTCATGCGCGACGCGCTCGACTCCCGCGAGCTGGTCCGCCTCGACCTGGGCGAGCTCGAGCGCCGCTACGGCTTCCCGTACATGGTCATCCACCGCAGCGACCTGCACGCGATCTTCCTGCGGGCCTGCCGGCGGGCCGGCGTGGACCTGGTCACCGACCAGACGGTCGTCGACTACGAGAACACGGTCGGCGGGGCCCGCATCACGCTGGCCGACGGCCACACCGAGGAGGCGCCGCTCGTCATCGCCGCCGACGGACTGCGCTCCGTGGCCCGGCAGAAGCTGGTCGGCGACGACGTCGTCAGTTCCGACTACGTGGCCTACCGGGCGGCCGTCCCGATCGACGAGGTCCGGGACAACGGCATCGCCGAGAAGGACGTCACCGTCTACGTCGGACCCCGCTGCCACTTCGTCCAGTACGCGCTGCGCGGCGGCGACATGTTCAACCAGGTCGCCGTGTTCCAGTCGCCCAAGGCCCTCGCCGGGCAGGAGGACTGGGGCACCCCCGACGAACTCGACGCGGCCTTCGAGGGAACCTGCGAGACCGTGGGCAAGGGCATCCCGCTGATGTGGCGGGACCGCTGGTGGCAGATGATGGACCGCGACCCGATCGACACCTGGGTGCACGGCCGCATCGTCCTCCTCGGCGACGCCGCCCACCCGCCGCTGCAGTACATGGCACAGGGCGCGATCATGGCGATCGAGGACGGCTGGGTCCTCGCCCGGCACGTCTCCCGGCTGCGCGCCGAGGGCGCCGCCGCCGCGGGCGTCGACTGGGACACCGCACTGGCCGCGTACGAGGCGGTCCGCGTCGAGCACTGCCGCCGGATCCTGACGACCGCCCGCGCCTGGGGCGAGCTGTGGCACCTCGACGGCACGGAGCGGCTGCAGCGCAACGCGATCATGCGGGGCATCGACCCCGCCGAGTACGCCTTCACCGACTGGGTGTACGGGCCCACCGCGCTGTTCCCGGACGAGGAACCGGCCATGTTCACGCCCGTCCCGCTCGCCTCGGCCGACATCGAGGAGAACGAGGCGGCGGCCCCCGAGGCCGCGCTCGCCAGCGGCACGGCCCGCTGACGACCGCCTGCGCGACCGCCGGTGAAGCGGTCGCGCAGGCGGCCGGCGGATCAGGGCCGGTCCGGCGGTCATGCCGGAGGCGCGGGGGTCGGCACGCCCTCCCCGAGCGGCTTCGAGCAGGGGTGCTCCCCAGCGGCGTTGTCGTCGGTCACCGACTCCCCCGTTCGGCTTCGCTCGAGCGGGGGATCCCCATGTGCGGAAGGGGTCTCCCCCGCACGGGAGGGGTCCCCTGCACGGGAGGGGGCCCATCGCGGCGGCGCCCTTCTCCGCCTCGCGGCTGAACGCA
Coding sequences within it:
- a CDS encoding MFS transporter, translating into MTLNNGTTTSSGPSAGAARRPGYAGTLAAASCAVFVAQLANALPASLNGLFQQDLGTHGSQLTWITAAFMIAVVVFEFTFGVLGDLFGRRKLIAAGAAMVVAGSIVSSLAPNVQTLWAGAALNGLGAGAMFPGSLTMIADVARSARERARAIALWSGFLSAGAAVSPLIGGVFAKAGSWRGSYMVLVVLALASVVLSLTMAKESKAAEGRRLDIPGQITFALGLILVLYAAVEGPEKGWGEPDIIGAFVVGASFLIAFVLIERRADSPILNLTLFKDRAFTVGSIVAVIGMIAFLGACFTTSMWLGPVQHQDPLRVAVPFLLLQGPAFVLIPVVSRLLHKVAPNWLLTTGFLLMAVGSFLCTRLDVTDTSLTPFVLPTLLIGIGFALGVSSITAVALNSVPGPLAGMASATTNMLRDLGFALGPVVVGAVALSRAGDTFSSNLSGSDLPPDQLGAATEIGQAAGPIAVNSLPPDAPGSAAQSIALDALGSGYSLAYMVCAVAALVAAIVTVVGMAGVRAPQELDTGHTAGKTPAGQPQAPTAV
- a CDS encoding TetR/AcrR family transcriptional regulator translates to MAGLREAQKRMTRQLLLDSALDLFRAKGYAATTVDDIAAAAGTTRVTFYAYFPSRSDLMRALIGELNEKLERVDSPSRRSTARRLVEVVQDGSREAITEWLYDISGRWDSVRPHLVAAFEAAAVDPDLRGLVNAWLDEAVSDVEEGLHRADRFAPDSRHLRGVLVLAQLDHVARNWTPGRWKADREAMIDILAESWTSLLNDGTTAQPASGPGPVSGPGPVSEPGLAPTSEPEPDQP
- a CDS encoding IclR family transcriptional regulator; translation: MDKPLKTPPPYTITSVDHALRAATMLQLEGALTVSQLAERLGVARSTAHRLLAMLVYRDFAVRDEQRVYHAGPVLELATHSRSLVSRLRTAALPHLHRVVDLLNETTNLTIRTGDTARFIASVECHRSLRVGSREGMVFPAHRTTGGLLLLAELSEEELAEVYAPERYRDRPQDRPDLGRLSKELKSVLKGGFAVNRNRSERGLVAVGVPVRDREGRTLAGLSISMPGVRYDPHELQSLVGTLRAAARALGADLATMT
- a CDS encoding cupin domain-containing protein, producing MTTSFSTPSATGSPVRLSAVSAADQPDVTPALEELYRGFESELLVPLWTEIGDLMPAHPRSRAVPHLWRWEKLRELAAQAGEIVPVGRGGERRAIALANPALGGRPFATPTLWAAIQYLMPGEDAPEHRHTQHAFRFVVEGEGVWTVVGRDPVAMRRGDFLPQAGWNMHAHHNATSKPMAWIDGLDIPFQYTSEAQFFEFGRDEISDAERITPDRSRSERLWGHPGLRPVAATVDAPGTPLLAYRWEHTDRALTDQLALEKEGFGGTVEPGHAAVRFTDPSNGTDVLPTIRAEVHRVVRGAETAPVRETGSSVYQVFDGSGTVTVGDTSWSVTRGDLFVVPSWQPLSVRSEAGSTDSDSGSLDLFRFSDSPIFEALRLNRTHVEGTTRS
- a CDS encoding fumarylacetoacetate hydrolase family protein produces the protein MKLATLRTDGTTKAVRLDGDVLVDLGFPDVGTLLAQDDWAELAAAPAAGDATTYPAEGADLAPVVPQPSKVVCVGLNYRNHIQEMGRDLPEHPTLFAKFADSLIGPADDIIRPEETDQFDWEVELAVVVGKQVRRAKGEQAEQAIAGFTVLNDITTRDWQFRTREWLQGKTWDSTTPVGPYLVTPDELPGGVRPTLDVKLTVDDEVMQSDNTGDLLFDPVALVEYVSTIIRLNPGDIIATGTPGGVGHARKPGRYLLGGEKVVTEIQGIGRLENKVVKEKQA
- a CDS encoding maleylpyruvate isomerase family mycothiol-dependent enzyme, translated to MSRSFDDARRWAELGTNLVLEATADFDDKAYDAPSGLPGWQRRQLVAHVAANADALGNLVHWAATGEETPMYASPEERAAGIERGVGMPAAELTGWLRRSAAELAASTAGLGDGQWQHPVVTAQGRTVPATELPWMRSREVCVHAVDLDTGITFADLPADFLGALCDDVIAKRAKAPGPALRLTETDTGEVRELPGDGEPTVLTGPLAEITAYLTGRRHALTAPDGGPAPTLGPWL
- a CDS encoding FAD-dependent oxidoreductase; amino-acid sequence: MTPATPPTEGRPDAIIVGGGIGGLSTAFALAREGLAVRVLERAKEFGEVGAGLQIAPNCTRILDEYGLLDEAKELGVVPENMVMRDALDSRELVRLDLGELERRYGFPYMVIHRSDLHAIFLRACRRAGVDLVTDQTVVDYENTVGGARITLADGHTEEAPLVIAADGLRSVARQKLVGDDVVSSDYVAYRAAVPIDEVRDNGIAEKDVTVYVGPRCHFVQYALRGGDMFNQVAVFQSPKALAGQEDWGTPDELDAAFEGTCETVGKGIPLMWRDRWWQMMDRDPIDTWVHGRIVLLGDAAHPPLQYMAQGAIMAIEDGWVLARHVSRLRAEGAAAAGVDWDTALAAYEAVRVEHCRRILTTARAWGELWHLDGTERLQRNAIMRGIDPAEYAFTDWVYGPTALFPDEEPAMFTPVPLASADIEENEAAAPEAALASGTAR